A window from Chitinophaga filiformis encodes these proteins:
- a CDS encoding DUF1080 domain-containing protein translates to MKRLLLLAAVLFIGSPLLFAQKQSLFNGKDLEGWKIYGTEKWYVEDGTLVCESGPDKEYGYLATNQSFKDFELTLQFKQEADGNSGVFFHSSIEGTKITGWQAEVAPKGKHTGGIYESYGRGWLIQPAADKEQYLKEGEWNTMKVIVKGDKVSTFLNGHEMIQLTDDKIGAANGQIALQIHSGGGIRVRWKDISITSLD, encoded by the coding sequence ATGAAAAGACTCCTTTTGTTAGCTGCCGTCCTCTTCATAGGCAGCCCTCTCCTCTTCGCACAAAAACAGTCCCTCTTCAATGGTAAAGACCTTGAAGGCTGGAAGATCTACGGTACCGAAAAATGGTACGTGGAAGACGGGACACTGGTCTGTGAAAGCGGCCCTGATAAGGAATATGGCTACCTGGCCACCAACCAGTCGTTCAAAGATTTTGAACTGACCCTCCAATTCAAACAGGAAGCTGACGGTAACAGCGGCGTATTCTTCCACTCTTCCATTGAAGGCACAAAGATCACCGGCTGGCAGGCGGAAGTAGCGCCCAAAGGGAAACACACCGGAGGCATATACGAATCCTACGGCCGCGGCTGGCTGATCCAGCCGGCAGCCGATAAAGAGCAGTACCTGAAAGAGGGGGAATGGAACACCATGAAAGTGATCGTCAAAGGAGATAAGGTGAGCACCTTCCTCAATGGCCATGAAATGATCCAGCTCACAGACGATAAGATCGGCGCTGCCAATGGGCAGATCGCACTCCAGATCCATTCCGGCGGAGGGATCAGGGTAAGATGGAAGGATATTTCAATTACCAGTCTCGACTAA
- a CDS encoding RsmE family RNA methyltransferase yields MFYAKDITPGAGHYTMDEPTSKYCIQVLRHEAGDEVLLADGRGGRYTAVITDDNRKKCVVQVKNYELMPPVKAPVRIAISFTKNTSRIEWFLEKATEIGIQTIIPLVSQRTEKEKFRADRFENILVSAMLQSQQFYLPELAAPAAFDSLVQQPPAQQLFIAHCLPEQKQHLWQAMQAGRDSLLLIGPEGDFTPQEINLALEKGFQPVSLGDTRLRTETAGIAACTMMNAVNATA; encoded by the coding sequence ATGTTTTACGCTAAAGACATCACTCCCGGCGCCGGGCATTATACAATGGATGAACCTACCTCTAAATATTGCATCCAGGTGCTCCGCCATGAAGCCGGCGACGAAGTGCTGCTGGCCGACGGTCGCGGGGGGCGCTACACCGCTGTTATCACCGACGATAACCGCAAGAAGTGTGTTGTACAGGTAAAGAACTATGAACTGATGCCGCCTGTCAAAGCCCCTGTCCGTATTGCCATCTCCTTTACCAAGAATACCTCCCGCATAGAATGGTTCCTCGAGAAAGCGACCGAAATTGGTATACAGACCATCATTCCGCTGGTAAGCCAGCGTACAGAAAAGGAAAAGTTCCGTGCAGACCGTTTTGAGAATATCCTCGTCTCGGCCATGCTCCAATCGCAGCAGTTCTATCTTCCGGAACTCGCTGCACCCGCAGCCTTTGACTCACTGGTACAACAGCCGCCTGCTCAGCAACTGTTCATTGCCCATTGCCTGCCGGAACAGAAGCAGCACCTCTGGCAAGCCATGCAAGCCGGCAGGGATAGCTTACTGCTGATAGGGCCTGAAGGCGACTTTACTCCCCAGGAAATCAACCTTGCACTGGAAAAAGGATTCCAGCCTGTTTCCCTGGGAGACACCCGCCTGCGTACGGAAACGGCAGGAATAGCAGCTTGTACGATGATGAATGCAGTCAATGCCACTGCCTGA
- a CDS encoding sigma-70 family RNA polymerase sigma factor, which translates to MKNAHIHPDSTCTDKYLWDMIRDDSVDAFNEVYRRYWDLLFHVTMKRLQVREIAEEIVQDTFIILWEKRHDIEISALKPYLFAITRYAVFHYLASKQTIASRMKTLSHMSEAAGNNGADVEALVNDRLLLQLIETVANELPEKSRQVFYYNKLLDYSIGQAAETFNISQKTAEGHLTKALKILRLKLSALHTVLF; encoded by the coding sequence GTGAAGAACGCGCACATTCATCCGGATTCCACTTGCACGGATAAATACCTGTGGGATATGATCAGGGACGATTCCGTAGACGCTTTTAACGAAGTGTACAGGCGGTATTGGGACCTGTTATTTCATGTTACCATGAAGCGCCTGCAGGTCAGAGAGATCGCAGAAGAAATAGTACAGGATACCTTCATCATCTTATGGGAGAAAAGACATGATATCGAGATCTCCGCGCTGAAACCCTACCTCTTTGCCATTACCCGTTACGCCGTATTTCATTACCTGGCCAGTAAGCAGACCATTGCTTCCAGGATGAAAACCTTATCTCATATGTCCGAAGCTGCCGGCAACAATGGGGCCGATGTGGAGGCCCTGGTAAATGACAGGCTGCTGTTACAACTAATAGAAACTGTTGCCAATGAACTGCCGGAGAAGAGCCGGCAGGTATTCTACTATAATAAACTGCTCGATTACTCCATTGGCCAGGCGGCAGAGACCTTCAATATATCCCAGAAAACAGCCGAAGGGCACCTGACCAAAGCCCTCAAAATATTACGCCTGAAACTAAGCGCTCTGCACACTGTCCTCTTCTGA
- the dnaB gene encoding replicative DNA helicase: MDLNLKKDRNVRRKSSVDVSTMMYGKIPPQAKEMEEAVLGAIMLEKGAFDTVVEILKGECFYVEAHQKIFTAMTRLAGKSMPVDILTVVEELRSMGELEVVGGPYYITRLTNTVVSSANIEAHARIILQKFIQRELIRISGEILSESYEDTADVFDLLDSAESKLFEVTNNHLRKNYDSIDRVLVNTMKRIEDLRNRGDDITGVPSGFPSLDKVTYGWQSTDLIIIAARPAVGKTAFALNLARNAALHPRFPKGAAVFSLEMSSGQIVQRILSAESEIKLEKITRGKLEEYEMKKLMTHGIERLAKAPIFIDDTPALNIFELRAKARRLVHNHGVGVIIIDYLQLMSGSADGKGSNREQEISKISRDLKGLAKELHVPILALSQLSRDVEKRKDGNKMPQLSDLRESGAIEQDADMVMFLYRPEYYEINTNEMGESNKGETHVRIAKHRNGQLDTIKLRAVLEFQRFEDDGSLENPGGGSSNAFAGLRGNDGGGNDEAKLYIQKGSKMNDMNFDEGFEDAPF; the protein is encoded by the coding sequence ATGGATCTCAATCTTAAGAAGGACCGCAATGTACGCCGTAAGTCGTCCGTTGACGTATCTACCATGATGTACGGCAAGATTCCTCCGCAGGCAAAGGAGATGGAAGAGGCTGTATTGGGAGCCATTATGCTGGAGAAAGGAGCATTTGACACGGTGGTAGAGATATTGAAAGGTGAATGTTTTTATGTAGAAGCACATCAGAAGATATTTACGGCTATGACACGGCTGGCAGGTAAGTCCATGCCGGTGGATATCCTGACCGTTGTGGAGGAACTGCGTTCAATGGGCGAACTGGAAGTAGTAGGCGGCCCATATTATATTACCCGACTGACAAATACGGTGGTTTCTTCCGCCAATATCGAGGCGCACGCCCGTATTATTCTCCAGAAATTCATCCAGCGGGAACTGATCCGCATATCCGGCGAGATACTCAGTGAATCTTATGAGGATACGGCAGACGTATTCGACCTGTTGGACTCCGCGGAAAGTAAACTTTTCGAGGTGACCAACAACCACTTACGTAAGAACTACGACAGTATTGACCGTGTGTTGGTGAATACGATGAAACGTATCGAAGATCTGCGTAACCGTGGGGATGATATTACCGGGGTACCTTCCGGTTTCCCTTCACTGGACAAGGTGACCTATGGCTGGCAGTCGACGGACCTGATCATCATCGCGGCACGTCCTGCGGTAGGTAAGACGGCATTTGCGCTGAACCTGGCCAGAAATGCCGCCCTTCACCCACGATTCCCGAAAGGTGCAGCGGTATTCTCTTTGGAAATGTCCTCCGGGCAGATCGTACAACGTATCCTGTCCGCGGAGTCTGAAATAAAACTGGAAAAGATCACCAGGGGTAAACTGGAGGAGTATGAGATGAAGAAGCTGATGACCCATGGTATTGAACGCCTGGCAAAAGCGCCTATCTTCATAGACGATACCCCGGCACTGAACATCTTCGAGTTGCGCGCCAAGGCCAGAAGGCTGGTACATAACCATGGAGTAGGGGTGATCATCATCGACTACCTGCAGTTGATGAGCGGTAGCGCCGACGGAAAGGGTAGCAACCGTGAGCAGGAGATCAGTAAGATCTCCAGGGACCTGAAAGGTCTGGCGAAAGAGTTGCACGTGCCGATCCTGGCCCTCTCCCAGTTGAGCCGTGATGTGGAAAAGCGTAAGGATGGTAACAAGATGCCGCAGTTGAGTGACCTCCGTGAATCTGGTGCGATCGAGCAGGATGCCGACATGGTAATGTTCCTGTACCGTCCTGAATACTATGAGATCAACACCAACGAAATGGGCGAGTCCAACAAAGGTGAAACCCACGTGCGTATAGCTAAACACCGTAACGGTCAGCTGGATACCATCAAGTTGCGCGCGGTGCTGGAATTCCAGCGATTTGAGGACGATGGTAGCCTGGAAAACCCCGGAGGTGGCAGCAGCAACGCATTTGCAGGTTTGCGTGGTAATGATGGCGGAGGAAATGACGAGGCGAAGCTGTATATCCAGAAGGGTTCCAAAATGAATGACATGAATTTTGATGAAGGATTTGAAGACGCTCCTTTTTAA
- the pheT gene encoding phenylalanine--tRNA ligase subunit beta, translated as MTISYNWLCDYLPVKPTPEELSVILTRIGLEVESLEQFESVKGSLEGLVIGEVLTVAPHPNADKLRLTTVNTGSGEPLHIVCGAPNVAAGQKVVIAPIGATIYPVSGEPLTMKKAKIRGEESHGMICAEDEIGIGESHAGIMVLDPSLKPGTPAREVFKPVQDWIYEIGLTPNRMDAMSHLGVAKDVCAYLNNSENTLKYKALTPELSTLPKAATPYQIGVTIENTDACPRYSGISITGVKIAPSPDWLKNKLLAIGVRPINNIVDITNFILHETGQPLHAFDADAVEGRQVIVKNLPQNTVFVTLDEKERKLDATDLMICNGKGEPMCIAGVFGGLHSGVKDTTTNIFLESACFSPASIRPTSFRHGLRTDAAARFEKGTDISATAYVLQRAAALICELAGGQAASEVVDVYPHPKAQTEVATSWNYIRKLSGKAYPEDKIVNILSSLGFGILKKDADGLRVSVPYSKPDISIPADLVEEVMRIDGLDNIEIPSQVMITPSANPKPDKEKVREKAANYLAANGFNEIFTNSITNSKYFTAEVLQHTVKMINSLSADLDVMRPSMLETGLESVAHNLNRRNDNLLFFEFGNTYAVSEQGKYDETAHLSLYLSGQKRTESWMHKAEPVDFYFLKGYVQNLFKQLGINGLQWSEAENDALQNGWQISVKNKPVVVLGAVNAQKLKQFDIKQPVWFADFNWKNVLGLLQKSDNFYKEIPKFPAVRRDLALVLDKQVKFAAVEAAAKTVKSSLLQELNLFDVFESEKLGANKKSYAVSFTFQDAQKTLTDKEIDAVMDKLVKAFEGQLQAEIRK; from the coding sequence ATGACTATTTCGTACAATTGGCTGTGTGACTATTTGCCGGTTAAACCTACACCGGAGGAACTATCTGTTATTTTGACGCGTATAGGCCTGGAGGTGGAAAGCCTGGAACAATTCGAGTCTGTAAAGGGCAGTCTTGAGGGGCTTGTGATAGGCGAGGTATTGACTGTAGCACCCCATCCCAATGCCGATAAACTGAGATTAACAACGGTAAATACAGGTAGCGGGGAACCGCTCCACATTGTTTGCGGTGCACCCAACGTAGCAGCCGGACAAAAAGTAGTAATAGCTCCTATAGGAGCCACTATCTACCCGGTTAGCGGAGAACCGCTGACCATGAAAAAGGCGAAGATCCGCGGAGAAGAGAGCCATGGAATGATCTGTGCAGAAGATGAGATCGGCATCGGTGAAAGCCATGCCGGTATTATGGTGCTCGACCCTTCACTGAAACCCGGTACTCCTGCCAGGGAGGTGTTTAAACCCGTTCAGGACTGGATCTATGAGATCGGGCTCACTCCCAACAGGATGGATGCCATGAGTCATCTGGGTGTGGCAAAAGACGTATGCGCCTACCTGAACAACAGTGAGAACACACTGAAATACAAGGCATTAACACCTGAACTTTCCACGCTGCCCAAAGCAGCTACGCCTTACCAGATCGGTGTTACCATAGAAAATACAGACGCTTGTCCCCGGTACAGTGGTATTTCCATTACCGGTGTGAAGATCGCGCCTTCCCCCGACTGGCTGAAGAATAAACTGCTGGCCATCGGCGTAAGGCCTATTAATAATATAGTGGACATCACCAATTTCATCCTGCATGAAACCGGTCAGCCGCTGCATGCATTTGATGCCGACGCCGTAGAGGGCCGCCAGGTCATTGTAAAGAACCTGCCGCAGAATACGGTTTTCGTAACGCTGGATGAAAAAGAGCGTAAACTCGATGCCACCGATCTGATGATCTGCAATGGTAAGGGTGAGCCAATGTGTATTGCCGGTGTTTTCGGCGGACTGCATTCCGGTGTGAAAGATACTACTACAAACATTTTCCTGGAAAGCGCCTGCTTCAGCCCTGCCAGCATCCGGCCTACTTCCTTCCGTCACGGACTCCGTACCGATGCGGCAGCCCGTTTCGAAAAGGGAACTGATATTTCTGCAACAGCATATGTATTACAGCGCGCAGCCGCATTGATCTGTGAACTGGCAGGTGGTCAGGCAGCATCGGAGGTAGTGGATGTATATCCTCATCCGAAGGCACAAACAGAAGTAGCGACCAGCTGGAATTACATCCGTAAGCTGAGTGGAAAGGCCTATCCTGAAGATAAAATTGTGAATATCCTCAGCAGCCTGGGCTTCGGCATTCTTAAAAAAGATGCGGACGGGCTGCGTGTGAGCGTGCCTTACAGCAAACCTGATATCAGCATCCCGGCCGACCTGGTGGAGGAAGTTATGCGTATTGATGGCCTGGATAATATTGAGATCCCTTCCCAGGTGATGATCACTCCCTCGGCCAATCCGAAGCCGGATAAGGAGAAGGTGCGTGAAAAGGCAGCTAATTACCTGGCAGCCAACGGGTTTAATGAGATTTTTACCAACTCTATCACAAATAGTAAGTACTTTACAGCTGAAGTGCTGCAGCATACCGTAAAGATGATCAACAGCCTCAGCGCTGACCTGGATGTGATGCGTCCTTCCATGCTGGAAACCGGCCTGGAAAGCGTAGCTCACAACCTGAACCGCCGTAACGACAACCTGTTGTTCTTCGAATTCGGTAACACATATGCTGTCAGCGAGCAGGGCAAGTACGACGAAACGGCTCACCTGAGCCTCTACCTGAGCGGCCAGAAAAGAACGGAAAGCTGGATGCACAAGGCCGAACCGGTAGACTTTTACTTCCTGAAGGGCTATGTGCAGAACCTCTTCAAACAGCTGGGTATCAATGGCCTGCAATGGTCCGAAGCCGAAAACGACGCGCTGCAGAATGGCTGGCAGATCAGTGTGAAGAATAAGCCGGTAGTAGTGCTCGGCGCTGTTAACGCACAGAAACTGAAACAGTTCGATATTAAGCAGCCGGTGTGGTTTGCCGACTTCAACTGGAAGAATGTATTGGGATTACTGCAAAAAAGCGATAACTTTTACAAGGAAATACCGAAATTCCCGGCCGTTCGCCGTGACCTGGCGCTGGTACTGGACAAGCAGGTAAAATTTGCTGCAGTGGAGGCGGCCGCAAAAACGGTGAAGTCATCCCTGTTACAGGAACTGAACCTGTTTGACGTTTTTGAAAGTGAGAAGCTGGGCGCTAATAAAAAGTCATATGCCGTTAGCTTCACCTTCCAGGATGCACAGAAGACCCTTACCGATAAAGAGATCGATGCGGTAATGGACAAGCTGGTAAAAGCATTCGAAGGACAGTTACAGGCAGAAATCAGGAAATAA
- a CDS encoding MATE family efflux transporter, producing the protein MWNKYRLYYKDNFRLAYPVVISQLGHVLVAFSDTIIIGHTGDVPLAAVALGSSIFSIFMVVGIGMSYGLTPLIAQEHGRKNLAQCGFLLRHSLVINIVLGLLLSTAIITGSNYLHLLGQEEDVRILARPFLQLLGLSYFPLMIFLTFKQFAEGLGFTRQAMNISIIGNVLNILIGITLVYGLFGAPRLGVVGVGIGTLTDRVLMAAAMTWYVLSSPRFKAYLVHFRQHYLSLAAIKQILGIGTPVALQYIFEVSAFSSAIVMAGWIGAREQAAHQIAINLASITYMMASGISAAAGIKSGNHFGAGQWRELRSSAIASYHMVLVMMGAAALIFMLGCRVLPLMYINDPAVVDIAADLLIIAAFFQLFDGTQVVGLGILRGLGDVRMPTIITLLAYWVLGLPVGYFLGIYLHFGVQGIWWGLLIGLLTASILLFFRFQHRTKAALAG; encoded by the coding sequence ATGTGGAATAAATATCGTCTGTACTATAAAGACAATTTCCGGTTAGCCTATCCTGTAGTTATCTCCCAGCTGGGACACGTCCTGGTTGCCTTCTCTGACACTATTATCATTGGTCATACAGGTGATGTTCCCCTGGCGGCAGTAGCGCTGGGAAGCAGTATATTTTCCATATTCATGGTAGTAGGTATTGGCATGTCTTATGGCCTTACCCCGCTGATAGCGCAGGAACATGGCCGTAAGAACCTCGCGCAATGCGGTTTTCTGCTGCGCCATAGCCTGGTTATTAATATCGTGCTTGGACTGTTATTATCTACTGCAATTATAACCGGCAGCAATTACCTGCACCTGCTTGGACAGGAAGAGGATGTACGCATATTGGCAAGGCCCTTCTTACAATTACTGGGCCTATCCTATTTCCCCCTGATGATCTTCCTCACATTTAAACAGTTTGCAGAGGGGCTGGGATTTACCCGGCAGGCCATGAACATCAGCATCATTGGGAATGTGCTGAATATTCTGATAGGTATTACCCTGGTGTACGGGCTGTTTGGAGCGCCCCGGCTGGGCGTTGTGGGGGTGGGTATCGGTACGCTGACAGACAGGGTCCTGATGGCCGCCGCTATGACCTGGTATGTATTGTCTTCTCCCCGTTTCAAAGCTTACCTGGTGCATTTCCGGCAACATTATTTGTCTCTTGCTGCCATTAAACAAATTCTGGGCATTGGTACGCCTGTTGCCCTGCAGTATATATTTGAAGTGAGCGCCTTCAGTAGTGCTATTGTAATGGCAGGTTGGATAGGCGCCCGGGAACAGGCTGCTCACCAGATAGCCATCAACCTGGCGTCTATTACCTATATGATGGCCAGCGGTATCTCTGCTGCAGCGGGTATTAAAAGCGGTAATCATTTTGGCGCAGGACAATGGCGCGAACTGCGGTCCTCTGCCATTGCCAGCTATCATATGGTATTGGTGATGATGGGCGCAGCGGCCCTGATCTTCATGCTGGGCTGCAGGGTGCTGCCGCTCATGTATATCAATGATCCTGCTGTTGTCGACATTGCTGCAGATCTGCTCATCATTGCGGCATTCTTCCAGTTGTTCGACGGTACACAGGTAGTAGGACTGGGTATTCTCCGCGGATTGGGAGATGTGCGCATGCCAACCATCATTACATTGCTGGCATATTGGGTACTGGGACTGCCTGTAGGCTATTTCCTGGGTATCTATCTGCACTTTGGTGTGCAGGGCATCTGGTGGGGGTTGCTGATAGGATTACTGACGGCGTCGATATTACTGTTTTTCAGGTTCCAGCATCGCACAAAAGCTGCATTGGCCGGGTAA
- the rny gene encoding ribonuclease Y, with protein MEVTLMSTIAAVVALIIGILLGKVIFAKNTQHKIQEAELQAQKIVSEAQLTAENLKKDRLLEAKEKFLQLKSEHEKEVLQRNQKIADSENRIKQKEQTLNQKTENLQKQMQENEAIKENLNRQMELVAIKRTELEKHQEEHIRRLEKVAALTAEEARHQLIESLKEEARSQALAHIQEIIEDAKLKANKEAKKIIIQSIQRTAAEQTIENAITVFNLESDEIKGQIIGREGRNIRAIEAATGVDLIVDDTPEAIVLSSFDPLRREIARLSLQRLVQDGRIHPARIEEVVEKTKKQLEEQVMDIGERTVIELGIHGLHKELVRLVGKMRFRSSYGQNLLMHSKETANLCAVMAAELGLNPKLAKRAGLLHDIGKVPDEETELSHALLGAKLAEKYGEHAAVVNAIGAHHDEMEMQYVISPIVQACDAISGARPGARREIMQSYLQRIKDLENLALAHDGVEKAYAIQAGRELRVIVESDKVTDNDADRLSFEIANKIQTEMQYPGQIKVTVIREKRAVNVAR; from the coding sequence ATGGAAGTTACTTTAATGTCGACAATAGCTGCAGTGGTGGCATTGATCATAGGTATTTTGTTAGGTAAGGTGATTTTTGCCAAGAACACTCAACATAAAATACAGGAGGCAGAATTACAGGCACAGAAAATAGTATCCGAAGCACAACTTACCGCAGAAAACCTCAAGAAGGACCGCCTGCTGGAAGCAAAAGAAAAATTCCTCCAGCTGAAAAGTGAGCACGAGAAAGAAGTTTTACAACGTAACCAGAAAATAGCAGATTCAGAGAACCGCATCAAACAGAAGGAACAGACGCTGAACCAGAAGACGGAGAATCTTCAGAAACAGATGCAGGAAAATGAGGCGATCAAGGAAAACCTCAACCGCCAGATGGAACTGGTTGCTATAAAACGTACCGAGCTGGAAAAACACCAGGAAGAGCACATCCGCCGCCTGGAAAAAGTAGCGGCCCTGACAGCAGAGGAAGCACGCCACCAACTCATCGAAAGCCTGAAGGAAGAAGCCCGCTCACAGGCACTTGCACACATCCAGGAAATTATCGAAGACGCCAAACTGAAGGCAAACAAAGAAGCTAAAAAGATCATCATACAGTCCATCCAGCGTACTGCTGCCGAGCAGACCATTGAGAACGCTATCACTGTGTTCAACCTGGAAAGTGACGAGATCAAAGGTCAGATCATTGGTCGTGAAGGCCGCAACATCCGTGCTATCGAAGCAGCAACCGGTGTTGACCTGATCGTGGACGATACCCCGGAGGCTATCGTACTGTCTTCCTTCGATCCATTACGCCGCGAGATTGCCCGTTTGTCCCTGCAACGCCTGGTACAGGACGGCCGTATCCACCCTGCGCGTATCGAAGAGGTAGTAGAAAAGACCAAGAAACAACTGGAAGAACAGGTAATGGATATCGGGGAAAGAACCGTGATCGAGCTGGGTATCCATGGCTTACATAAAGAACTGGTACGCTTGGTAGGTAAAATGCGTTTCCGTTCCTCTTATGGTCAGAACCTGCTGATGCACTCCAAAGAAACAGCTAACCTTTGTGCTGTAATGGCGGCAGAACTGGGCCTGAACCCTAAACTGGCAAAACGCGCCGGTCTGCTGCATGACATTGGTAAAGTACCTGATGAAGAAACTGAACTGAGCCATGCCCTGCTGGGAGCGAAGCTGGCTGAGAAATATGGTGAGCATGCTGCTGTAGTAAATGCTATCGGCGCCCACCACGATGAAATGGAAATGCAATACGTGATCTCTCCTATCGTACAGGCTTGTGACGCCATCAGCGGCGCACGTCCCGGTGCACGTCGTGAGATCATGCAGAGCTACCTGCAACGTATCAAAGACCTGGAAAACCTGGCCCTCGCCCATGATGGTGTGGAAAAGGCTTATGCAATCCAGGCCGGCCGCGAACTGCGCGTGATCGTTGAAAGTGATAAAGTAACCGATAATGACGCTGACCGTCTGTCTTTCGAGATCGCTAACAAGATCCAGACTGAAATGCAGTACCCTGGTCAGATCAAAGTAACCGTGATCCGTGAGAAACGTGCTGTAAACGTAGCTCGCTAA
- a CDS encoding cell division protein ZapA, producing MEPLIPINIVVADRSYRIKIKPEEEEEVRRTMKEVNEKIIEFKTAYAGKDLQDYIAMVLIMYATHPVTSGGKIQAGLAPFLEEKLQHLEALLDSSLK from the coding sequence ATGGAACCGCTGATTCCCATTAACATTGTGGTAGCCGACAGGTCATACCGCATTAAGATAAAGCCGGAAGAGGAAGAGGAAGTACGCCGTACCATGAAGGAAGTGAACGAAAAGATCATTGAATTCAAGACAGCGTACGCTGGTAAAGACCTGCAGGATTATATTGCTATGGTCCTTATCATGTACGCCACCCATCCCGTGACAAGCGGAGGGAAGATACAGGCGGGCCTTGCGCCATTCCTGGAAGAGAAATTACAGCACCTCGAAGCGCTGCTGGACAGCTCGCTGAAGTAA
- a CDS encoding FecR family protein, whose amino-acid sequence MPDDYIHELARKWLAGTATEEEINVLMQWYGKEEMDMVRMEDRPRTRRLSTVWWMAAAILIAAGVWALYPKGAEKKLVVYVPKEQQNRIVLPDSSIVWLNADSKLQYHEGPQHREVTLSGEAFFDVRKGARPFIVKAGGSTTTVLGTSFNIKAYSGEPTSITVASGKIKVEDERKHITVLTANKQITLEEKTDSAAERTVNATVYHAWINGGFEVNNETFESIANTLSRKYDVTFHFENNALKQCTFIASFDEQATMERILELLCKINNSTYRISQDKKEVYISGEGCQ is encoded by the coding sequence ATGCCTGACGATTACATCCACGAACTTGCCCGCAAATGGCTGGCTGGTACCGCCACAGAGGAAGAGATCAACGTCCTGATGCAATGGTACGGAAAGGAAGAAATGGATATGGTCAGGATGGAAGACAGGCCCCGGACAAGGCGTTTGTCTACAGTGTGGTGGATGGCTGCTGCCATCCTGATCGCCGCCGGTGTCTGGGCTTTATATCCGAAAGGGGCTGAAAAGAAACTTGTCGTATACGTACCAAAGGAACAGCAAAACAGGATCGTACTGCCCGACAGTAGCATTGTATGGCTGAATGCAGACAGTAAGCTGCAATACCATGAGGGGCCGCAACACAGGGAGGTCACACTCAGCGGAGAAGCGTTTTTTGACGTGCGGAAAGGCGCCCGCCCATTTATTGTAAAAGCGGGAGGCAGCACTACAACCGTGTTGGGTACCAGCTTTAATATTAAAGCCTATAGCGGCGAACCAACTTCCATTACTGTTGCTTCCGGGAAGATAAAGGTGGAAGATGAAAGGAAGCATATTACGGTACTGACAGCCAATAAACAGATCACGCTGGAAGAAAAGACAGACAGTGCCGCCGAAAGGACCGTCAATGCAACGGTTTACCACGCCTGGATAAATGGCGGGTTTGAGGTGAACAATGAAACATTTGAATCTATTGCCAACACCTTAAGCAGGAAATATGACGTCACTTTCCATTTTGAGAACAACGCACTGAAGCAATGCACGTTCATTGCCAGCTTTGATGAACAGGCAACGATGGAGCGAATATTGGAGCTATTATGTAAGATCAACAATTCCACATACCGCATTAGTCAGGACAAAAAAGAAGTATATATCAGCGGAGAAGGGTGCCAATAA